One segment of Halanaerobiaceae bacterium ANBcell28 DNA contains the following:
- a CDS encoding lipopolysaccharide kinase InaA family protein, with the protein MLKMSLEEERYNSKITLYYMPDADKTFSKGIIDYFFRNKTYMRSEEIELIQRSKTKGIEVYKVKYMGEECFLKKYSYKRIEKMLQNNLLRKPEGIRNIKNSNHLLEADIFTADPIFSATRRNFISYDSIFFMKKADGIELKEYLKNCELSQNENVLRSLGEMWGKFIGNNFIHQDPELHNFFIDKSKSMIKITLIDIDDIYLLPFFSLNFSLHSVARFLAITCKNLYRFDKKILELEDLMVFMNEVIDNCDINLDLQKVIIKLEKLIIKKIYERNYEYLIPHSKFLSDISIKYK; encoded by the coding sequence ATGCTTAAAATGAGCTTAGAAGAAGAAAGATATAATTCTAAAATTACCCTATATTATATGCCGGATGCTGATAAAACTTTTTCTAAAGGTATTATAGACTATTTTTTTCGTAATAAAACTTATATGAGATCAGAAGAAATTGAACTAATACAAAGATCTAAAACTAAAGGAATTGAAGTCTATAAAGTAAAATATATGGGAGAGGAATGTTTCTTAAAGAAATATTCATACAAAAGAATTGAAAAGATGTTACAAAATAATTTATTGAGGAAACCAGAAGGTATTAGAAATATTAAAAATTCCAATCATTTATTAGAAGCAGATATTTTTACTGCGGATCCTATATTTTCAGCTACAAGGCGTAATTTTATTTCATATGATAGTATCTTTTTTATGAAAAAAGCAGATGGTATTGAGTTAAAGGAATATTTAAAGAACTGTGAGCTTAGTCAAAATGAAAATGTGTTAAGGTCATTAGGAGAAATGTGGGGTAAGTTTATAGGAAATAATTTCATTCATCAAGACCCAGAATTACATAATTTTTTTATAGATAAGTCTAAGAGTATGATTAAAATAACTTTAATAGATATAGACGATATTTATTTATTACCATTTTTCTCTTTGAATTTTTCACTACATAGTGTAGCTAGATTTCTGGCTATTACTTGTAAAAATTTATATAGATTTGATAAAAAAATACTAGAACTAGAAGATTTAATGGTTTTTATGAATGAAGTTATAGATAATTGTGATATAAATTTGGATTTACAAAAAGTAATTATTAAGCTTGAAAAATTAATTATTAAAAAAATATATGAAAGAAACTATGAATACCTAATTCCTCACAGTAAATTCCTATCTGATATTTCTATTAAGTATAAATGA
- a CDS encoding winged helix-turn-helix transcriptional regulator, whose protein sequence is MIHIEDIDSGLETFKALSSESRIKILSLLSKYDKLNMNELAEKLKLSNGAITSHVKKLENCGLIKVSTESGIRGSQKLCYLHEDKLIFDLKKKSDEKLYEIDIAIGHFSDYKIFPTCGIASKDHIIGEVDDPSYFADPKRIDSQIIWFTEGFIEYRIPNYLKADQTLREIQISMEIGSEAPGFCDEWPSDIYFHLNNQELGYWTSPGDFGETPGIFTPTWWDPNWNQYGLLKLLTINHYGVYIDGLKISNITLDDLNLTYKSDLIFRLSVPKDGKNVGGLTIYGKNFGNYNQDIYVRLLYN, encoded by the coding sequence ATGATACATATAGAAGACATTGATAGTGGCCTGGAAACTTTTAAAGCACTAAGTTCAGAATCTAGAATAAAGATTCTAAGTCTCCTATCTAAATATGATAAATTAAATATGAATGAATTAGCCGAAAAACTTAAATTAAGTAATGGAGCTATTACAAGTCATGTTAAAAAACTAGAAAACTGCGGCCTTATAAAAGTGTCAACAGAATCAGGAATTAGAGGGAGCCAAAAATTATGTTATTTACATGAAGACAAACTAATTTTTGACTTAAAGAAAAAAAGCGATGAAAAATTGTATGAAATAGATATAGCAATAGGTCATTTTTCTGATTATAAGATATTTCCTACCTGTGGAATTGCTAGTAAAGACCATATAATTGGAGAAGTAGATGATCCTAGCTACTTTGCTGATCCTAAAAGGATAGACAGTCAAATAATCTGGTTTACTGAAGGATTTATAGAATATAGAATACCAAATTATTTAAAAGCAGATCAAACATTAAGAGAAATACAAATTTCTATGGAAATTGGTTCAGAAGCACCAGGCTTTTGTGATGAATGGCCTTCAGATATATACTTTCATTTAAATAATCAAGAACTTGGCTACTGGACCAGTCCTGGTGATTTTGGAGAAACACCAGGCATCTTTACACCAACATGGTGGGATCCCAATTGGAATCAATATGGCTTACTTAAGCTACTAACTATTAATCATTATGGAGTATATATCGATGGACTTAAAATATCAAATATAACTCTTGATGACCTTAATCTAACTTACAAAAGTGATCTTATATTCAGACTATCAGTTCCTAAAGATGGAAAAAACGTTGGAGGACTAACCATATATGGAAAAAACTTTGGCAATTACAACCAAGACATATATGTTCGATTATTATATAACTAA
- a CDS encoding PfkB family carbohydrate kinase, whose product MSKLAKYLSMFEKQKILVLGDMIADEFIIGQPQRLSREAPVLILEQTEHKVQPGGGTNAANNVAAMGGKVILAGVIGNDSAGSRLSKKLKALGVDAEGLVVDSTRPTSVKTRILAGGGQVVKQQMVRVDNLERKAINSGIERKLIIFVEKVIQEIDALILSDYGNGVFTDTLINKVLSLANKYKKILAVDSRYQLEKFKSISIATPNKEETEKSVGFKLDSPLKVEKAGWKLKKLLDADSILITLGGEGMQLFSDEGTTHVPASNYTEVFDVTGAGDTVIATYILALSSGASQIEAMKIANYAAGIVVKKSGVATTSIKELEAVLGGE is encoded by the coding sequence ATGTCAAAACTTGCGAAGTATTTATCTATGTTTGAAAAACAAAAAATACTAGTTTTAGGTGATATGATTGCTGATGAATTTATTATTGGACAACCACAGAGGCTATCAAGAGAAGCGCCGGTTTTAATATTGGAACAGACAGAACATAAAGTGCAGCCTGGTGGAGGTACTAATGCAGCTAATAATGTAGCTGCAATGGGAGGTAAAGTTATACTTGCAGGTGTTATTGGCAATGATTCAGCTGGTTCAAGATTAAGTAAGAAGCTAAAGGCCCTGGGTGTAGATGCCGAAGGTCTAGTTGTGGATTCTACACGTCCTACATCTGTTAAAACTAGAATATTAGCAGGCGGAGGGCAGGTAGTAAAACAACAGATGGTACGAGTTGATAATCTTGAAAGAAAAGCAATTAATAGTGGGATAGAGAGAAAACTTATTATATTTGTAGAAAAGGTTATACAAGAAATTGATGCACTTATTTTATCAGACTATGGAAATGGAGTCTTTACAGATACTTTAATAAATAAGGTACTTTCTTTGGCTAATAAGTATAAAAAGATTTTAGCTGTTGATTCTAGATATCAGCTAGAAAAATTTAAATCTATAAGTATTGCAACACCAAATAAAGAAGAAACAGAAAAATCTGTTGGATTTAAGTTGGATTCACCTTTGAAAGTTGAGAAAGCTGGCTGGAAATTAAAAAAACTTCTTGACGCTGATTCTATATTAATAACTTTAGGTGGCGAAGGCATGCAGCTTTTTTCTGATGAGGGAACTACTCATGTGCCTGCTTCTAATTACACGGAAGTATTTGATGTTACAGGTGCTGGAGATACAGTAATTGCTACATATATACTTGCTTTATCTTCAGGTGCTAGCCAGATAGAAGCAATGAAAATTGCAAATTATGCTGCCGGTATAGTTGTTAAGAAGTCTGGTGTAGCTACTACTAGTATTAAGGAATTAGAAGCTGTATTGGGAGGAGAATGA
- a CDS encoding HAD-IIIA family hydrolase, which produces MKTSLDFIKKAKNIKMLIMDVDGTLTDGKIYLGNQGEELKTFNVKDGLGIKLLEEYNISTALITGRKSKIVDLRARELGIKEVHQGIDSKIEVYNYLKKKYNIEDKEIAYVGDDINDFELLKKVGLSLTLNDAIPEVKEECDFISSKKGGEGAVREIIDYIIESKNISRVD; this is translated from the coding sequence ATGAAAACATCACTTGATTTTATTAAAAAAGCAAAAAATATTAAAATGTTGATTATGGATGTTGATGGTACATTGACAGATGGCAAGATATATCTAGGTAATCAGGGGGAAGAGTTAAAAACATTTAATGTAAAGGATGGTCTGGGTATAAAACTATTGGAAGAATATAATATTTCGACAGCTCTTATTACTGGCAGGAAGTCAAAAATAGTAGATTTGCGAGCTAGAGAACTGGGAATTAAGGAAGTACATCAGGGAATTGATAGTAAGATCGAAGTGTATAATTATTTAAAGAAAAAATACAATATAGAAGATAAAGAGATTGCTTATGTGGGTGATGATATAAACGATTTTGAATTATTAAAAAAAGTTGGTCTAAGTTTGACGCTAAATGATGCCATACCTGAAGTAAAAGAAGAATGTGACTTTATTAGTAGTAAAAAAGGAGGAGAAGGAGCAGTTCGAGAAATAATTGATTACATAATTGAAAGTAAAAATATAAGTAGAGTGGATTAG
- the rfaE2 gene encoding D-glycero-beta-D-manno-heptose 1-phosphate adenylyltransferase, with product MRAKIMLIEEMREIIKEKQKDGLEVVFTNGCFDILHIGHARYLAEARKKGDCLVLGLNSDSSVRNLKGSKRPLVSENERAELLSYLEVVDYIVIFEELTAEKTISVLKPDIYVKGGDYEIDDIPEAKVVSKYGGIAEILSLVEGSSTTCIVEKIVEKYK from the coding sequence GTGCGGGCAAAAATTATGCTTATAGAGGAAATGAGAGAGATTATAAAAGAAAAGCAGAAAGATGGCTTGGAAGTAGTGTTTACCAATGGATGCTTTGATATACTCCACATAGGTCATGCACGATATCTAGCAGAAGCTAGAAAAAAAGGTGATTGCTTAGTGCTAGGTTTAAATAGTGATTCATCAGTGCGAAATTTAAAAGGGAGTAAGCGACCATTAGTATCTGAAAATGAAAGAGCAGAACTCTTATCTTACCTGGAAGTGGTGGATTATATAGTAATATTTGAAGAACTAACTGCAGAAAAGACTATCTCAGTATTAAAGCCAGATATATATGTAAAAGGTGGTGATTATGAGATAGATGATATACCTGAAGCCAAAGTTGTAAGCAAATATGGTGGTATAGCAGAAATACTCTCGCTAGTGGAAGGGTCTTCGACAACATGTATTGTTGAGAAGATAGTAGAAAAATATAAATAA
- a CDS encoding ABC transporter substrate-binding protein — protein sequence MKKSIVLVLCLMLVVSMTAFAGLGREAIDSGSSGLIHFEDSGITEFNQSPMLDERVESGELPPVEERLPLRPVVVVPENEVGEYGGFLRLSSFDETNLGIVGHVLTETPMMYNRDLDNIITIPNYIEDWEFTNDGKTLTMHIREGVRWSDGELLTSHNFVWWWENVINNSELVGVIAFEYRPGGEPMEVTAVDDYTVQLDFAIPHYGIMNYLNSYWYRGVDLFLPSHYLEQFHIDFNPEADKLAEEEGYDTWVQLINAHIQGGFTHPKVVGRPRLSAWIVTQETTTGRIYERNPYYYKVDTEGNQLPYIDGLRTMFHPDNETRRLSVLAGDVDYISSFLGLADYPTLFAGQESGNYDLWIGDDIWASTVTFVIQQNYQHDEGIAEILSDVRVRRALSLAIDREEINELVFMGQGEPRQLAFNPATVPVFKEEWENSYAEFDPEAAKALLDEAGIVDTTGDGWRNRPDGSELIINLLSNGSRSVNVDTCELTVEYWEAIGLRINMRTVDEGQFFQQMWEGETQIAAQFMVGEVPPAPQWNPAHITHWGYSHWLDHYNPYTGEFNEANVPEGSPAVEPPQEIIDWWTWGQNLFTVTGEEEEMYYELIGDYIAENVPVIGTVGMSGHVGVSARGLGNLRRVGDNPSIAATRNAYLEQAYWIDEARR from the coding sequence ATGAAAAAAAGTATTGTTTTAGTTTTATGTTTAATGCTTGTAGTGTCTATGACAGCTTTTGCTGGATTGGGTAGAGAGGCGATTGATAGTGGTTCTTCTGGATTGATTCATTTTGAGGATTCTGGAATTACAGAGTTCAATCAGTCCCCAATGTTAGACGAAAGGGTAGAAAGTGGAGAATTACCACCTGTTGAAGAAAGACTACCTTTGAGACCTGTAGTTGTTGTTCCTGAAAATGAAGTTGGAGAATATGGTGGATTTTTAAGACTATCTTCGTTTGATGAGACTAACTTGGGTATTGTAGGTCACGTTTTGACTGAAACTCCAATGATGTATAATAGAGATTTAGATAACATTATTACTATTCCTAACTATATTGAAGATTGGGAATTTACTAATGATGGGAAAACTCTAACAATGCATATTCGTGAGGGAGTTAGATGGTCAGATGGTGAATTATTAACTTCTCATAATTTTGTTTGGTGGTGGGAAAACGTAATTAATAATAGTGAGCTAGTTGGTGTTATTGCATTTGAGTATCGTCCTGGTGGAGAACCAATGGAAGTTACAGCAGTTGATGATTATACTGTTCAACTTGATTTTGCTATCCCACATTATGGCATTATGAACTATCTTAATTCTTATTGGTATCGCGGTGTAGATTTGTTCTTACCTTCTCATTATTTAGAGCAGTTCCACATTGACTTTAATCCTGAAGCAGATAAATTAGCGGAAGAAGAGGGTTATGATACCTGGGTTCAGCTTATTAATGCTCATATTCAAGGTGGATTTACTCATCCTAAAGTAGTTGGACGTCCTAGATTATCTGCCTGGATTGTAACTCAAGAGACTACAACTGGTAGAATCTATGAGCGTAATCCTTATTATTATAAAGTTGATACAGAAGGTAATCAATTACCTTATATTGATGGACTAAGAACTATGTTCCATCCTGATAATGAAACTCGTAGATTGTCTGTTTTAGCTGGAGATGTTGATTATATCAGTTCTTTCCTTGGTCTTGCTGATTATCCTACTTTATTTGCCGGTCAAGAATCTGGTAATTATGATTTATGGATTGGTGACGATATCTGGGCAAGTACTGTAACTTTTGTAATACAGCAAAATTATCAACATGATGAAGGAATTGCGGAAATTCTTTCTGATGTTAGAGTTCGTCGTGCTCTATCCTTAGCTATTGATAGAGAAGAAATAAATGAATTGGTATTTATGGGACAAGGTGAACCACGTCAGTTAGCTTTTAATCCAGCTACAGTTCCTGTATTTAAAGAAGAATGGGAAAATTCTTATGCTGAATTCGATCCTGAAGCAGCAAAAGCCCTTCTTGATGAGGCTGGAATAGTAGATACTACTGGAGATGGCTGGAGAAATAGACCTGATGGTAGTGAACTAATTATTAACTTACTATCAAACGGTAGTAGATCTGTAAATGTTGACACTTGTGAATTAACTGTTGAGTATTGGGAAGCAATTGGTCTAAGAATAAATATGAGAACTGTTGATGAGGGGCAATTCTTCCAACAAATGTGGGAAGGTGAAACTCAAATAGCAGCTCAATTTATGGTAGGTGAGGTGCCACCTGCACCACAATGGAATCCTGCTCATATTACTCATTGGGGTTATTCTCACTGGTTAGATCATTATAACCCATATACTGGTGAATTTAACGAAGCAAACGTACCTGAAGGATCACCTGCTGTTGAACCACCACAGGAAATTATTGACTGGTGGACATGGGGACAAAACTTATTCACTGTAACTGGTGAAGAAGAAGAAATGTATTATGAATTAATTGGTGACTATATTGCAGAAAATGTACCAGTTATAGGTACAGTAGGTATGTCAGGTCATGTTGGTGTTTCTGCTAGAGGCCTTGGTAATTTAAGACGCGTTGGAGATAATCCTTCTATTGCTGCAACTAGAAACGCTTATTTAGAGCAAGCTTACTGGATTGATGAAGCTAGAAGGTAA
- a CDS encoding zinc ABC transporter substrate-binding protein, which translates to MFKKKALQISVLFLLIIIISIIAGFNVLARTPEIYVSVYPIYDIANAIAGHNANVSLLVPSGTEMHGFEPSPRQLAALERADIFFYIGLGLETWAEKAVDSLERLNVETIKLSDGLDLLKYEGHDHVHHHEDCNHDHGHHHEDCNHDHGHHHEDCNHDHGHHHEDCNHDHGHHHEDCNHDHGHHHEDCNHDHGHHHEDCNHEHGHHHEDCNHDHGHHHEDCNHDHGYHHEDCNHEHGHHHDGCGHLHGEYDPHVWLDPMNMIEMAGVIKEKLISIDPDNLENYNRNYNNYVEELYELDREFQKALSDMHSHYIMVSHAAFGYLGERYGIKQLSVTGLSSHAEPSPGNIAKLIREAKEHNINYIFMETLASPRTVEVIAEEADLEVLTLNPLEGLTAAEEEKGEDYFSIMRKNLANLVKDLTE; encoded by the coding sequence ATGTTTAAGAAAAAAGCTTTGCAAATTTCAGTGTTGTTCTTGCTAATTATAATTATCAGTATAATTGCAGGTTTTAATGTTTTAGCACGAACTCCAGAAATTTATGTTAGTGTCTATCCAATTTATGATATTGCTAATGCAATTGCTGGGCATAACGCTAATGTAAGTTTACTTGTTCCAAGTGGAACAGAAATGCATGGATTTGAACCATCTCCCCGTCAACTTGCTGCATTGGAAAGGGCAGATATATTTTTTTATATTGGCTTAGGCTTAGAAACGTGGGCAGAAAAAGCTGTTGATAGTTTAGAAAGATTAAATGTAGAAACAATAAAACTTAGTGACGGTCTTGATCTTCTTAAATATGAAGGTCATGACCATGTACATCATCATGAAGACTGTAATCACGACCACGGACATCATCATGAAGACTGTAATCATGACCACGGACATCACCATGAAGATTGTAATCATGACCACGGACATCATCATGAAGACTGTAATCACGACCACGGACATCATCATGAAGACTGTAATCATGACCACGGACATCACCATGAAGATTGTAATCATGACCATGGACATCATCATGAAGACTGTAATCACGAACATGGACATCATCATGAAGACTGTAATCATGACCATGGACATCATCATGAAGACTGTAATCATGATCACGGATATCACCATGAAGACTGTAATCACGAACATGGACATCATCATGATGGATGCGGTCATTTGCATGGGGAATATGACCCGCATGTGTGGCTAGATCCTATGAATATGATAGAAATGGCAGGTGTAATTAAAGAAAAGTTAATTAGTATTGATCCTGATAATCTAGAAAATTATAATAGGAATTATAATAATTATGTTGAAGAATTGTATGAGCTTGATAGAGAATTTCAAAAGGCTCTTTCAGATATGCATAGCCACTACATAATGGTATCTCATGCTGCATTTGGCTATCTTGGAGAAAGATATGGAATTAAACAATTATCTGTAACAGGTTTATCATCCCATGCTGAGCCTTCTCCTGGAAATATAGCTAAATTGATAAGAGAAGCTAAAGAACATAATATTAATTATATTTTTATGGAGACTCTGGCTAGTCCGCGCACAGTAGAAGTGATAGCAGAAGAAGCAGATTTAGAGGTGCTGACATTGAATCCCTTAGAAGGGTTGACAGCAGCAGAGGAAGAAAAAGGTGAAGATTACTTTTCTATAATGAGAAAAAATCTTGCAAATTTAGTGAAGGATTTAACAGAGTAA
- a CDS encoding Gfo/Idh/MocA family oxidoreductase produces the protein MSKKRIGIIGVGSMGKNHVRAYSALKDICELVGIYDVDYSHAKKIANSFGVKAFESMDKLMKEVDAVNIVTPTSTHYELAKKAIDNNLHLLIEKPITSEVEDAEEIIKEAKKRELVLQVGHIERFNPAIRALPDILEGEEIISIDAKRLGPYNGRINDTDVIQDLMIHDIDIINSIIKDDLGDISAVGSKRYSDYIDHALAVLTMDNDIIVNIEASRATYKRVRTLTITTLSSYIELDYIQRKIVINTGHLLPEGKGYHLNQAIEELYDSQEDALESQLSHFIDCIENKQKPLIDGRDALKALKISKDVQAIITENLDKKYL, from the coding sequence ATGTCAAAAAAAAGGATTGGTATTATTGGTGTTGGGAGTATGGGGAAAAATCATGTAAGAGCCTATTCAGCCTTAAAAGATATTTGTGAGCTAGTAGGTATATATGACGTAGACTATTCTCATGCTAAAAAAATTGCTAATAGCTTTGGAGTGAAAGCTTTTGAATCAATGGACAAATTAATGAAAGAGGTTGATGCAGTAAATATTGTAACACCTACATCAACTCATTATGAACTTGCAAAAAAGGCAATTGATAATAACTTGCATCTATTGATTGAAAAACCTATAACTTCTGAAGTAGAAGATGCAGAGGAAATAATAAAAGAAGCTAAAAAAAGAGAATTAGTTTTACAGGTTGGACATATAGAAAGATTTAATCCAGCAATAAGGGCTTTGCCTGATATTTTAGAAGGTGAAGAAATAATTTCTATTGATGCGAAGAGATTAGGACCGTATAACGGAAGAATTAATGATACAGATGTAATTCAAGATTTAATGATTCATGATATAGATATAATAAACTCGATTATAAAAGATGATTTAGGAGATATTTCAGCTGTAGGTTCTAAACGATATTCAGACTATATTGATCATGCTTTAGCAGTATTAACAATGGATAATGATATTATTGTTAATATAGAGGCCAGTAGAGCAACATATAAAAGGGTTAGGACTTTGACCATTACAACATTATCGTCTTACATTGAGCTTGACTATATTCAGCGTAAGATAGTTATTAATACAGGGCACTTATTGCCAGAAGGTAAAGGATATCATTTGAATCAAGCCATTGAAGAATTATATGATAGCCAGGAAGATGCTTTAGAATCACAATTAAGTCATTTTATTGATTGTATAGAAAATAAACAGAAACCATTAATTGATGGAAGAGACGCACTTAAGGCTTTAAAAATTAGTAAAGATGTACAAGCTATTATTACTGAGAATTTAGATAAAAAGTATTTATAA
- a CDS encoding HAD family hydrolase: protein MNINNIAVFMDRDGTVSKEIGYVNHPARYELLPRTAAAIKKLNRAGIKAILTTNQAGVARGYFKEEMILRVHEKLEKLLEEKEAYLDAIYYCPHHPDLGEGKYRQDCDCRKPKPGLLNRGKEEFDLDLSRSYMIGDKISDVEVGQKVGAKGILVLTGYGLGALEYEREEWNVEPDYIAKDLLDAVKWILADIERK from the coding sequence ATGAATATTAACAATATAGCTGTATTTATGGATAGGGATGGAACAGTTAGTAAGGAGATCGGCTACGTAAATCATCCTGCTCGTTATGAGCTTTTGCCTCGAACAGCTGCTGCTATTAAAAAATTAAATAGAGCTGGAATTAAGGCTATTTTAACAACTAATCAGGCTGGAGTTGCAAGAGGATACTTTAAAGAAGAAATGATTTTGAGAGTTCATGAAAAGTTAGAAAAATTATTGGAGGAAAAAGAGGCATATTTGGATGCTATCTATTATTGTCCACATCACCCAGATCTTGGTGAGGGGAAATATAGACAGGATTGCGACTGTAGAAAACCAAAACCTGGTTTGCTGAATAGAGGTAAAGAGGAATTTGATCTGGATTTGAGTAGATCATACATGATAGGTGATAAGATTAGTGATGTTGAGGTAGGTCAGAAAGTCGGTGCTAAAGGTATTTTGGTTTTGACTGGATATGGATTAGGAGCTTTAGAATATGAAAGAGAAGAATGGAATGTAGAGCCAGATTATATAGCGAAAGATTTACTTGACGCGGTTAAGTGGATTTTAGCAGATATAGAAAGGAAGTAA
- a CDS encoding DegT/DnrJ/EryC1/StrS family aminotransferase — MISIAKPMVSNEEKEKVLEVMDSGILASGSYVKEFENEFAKFIGSEYGIACSNGTTALHLALEAAGIGEGDKVLTTPFTFIASSNAILYCGAKPVFCDIDEKTYNIDPQAIKEELEKDPDISALLIVHLYGLACDMDPIMELVEEYDLVLIEDCAQAHGATYKGKSVGTFGDVGTFSFYPTKNMTTGEGGMLVTDNQEIAEKAQILLNQGSARRYYHKVLGYNYRMTNIAAAIGLVQLKKLEGFNNKRQKNAEFLSGNINNPEVLQTPIVPEDCKHVFHQYTITVSNRENFLKHLEENEIGYGVYYPLPVYRQPLYEERGYGSIELSVTEDLIEKVVSLPIHPGLSEKEVLKIVEVVNNYKEA, encoded by the coding sequence ATGATATCGATTGCTAAACCAATGGTAAGTAATGAAGAAAAGGAAAAAGTTTTGGAAGTTATGGATAGTGGTATATTGGCTAGTGGTAGCTATGTTAAAGAATTTGAAAATGAATTTGCTAAGTTTATTGGTAGTGAGTATGGTATTGCTTGTTCAAATGGTACAACTGCACTTCATTTGGCTTTAGAAGCAGCTGGAATTGGGGAAGGAGATAAGGTTCTAACAACTCCATTCACATTTATTGCTAGTAGTAATGCAATCTTGTATTGTGGAGCTAAACCTGTATTTTGTGATATTGATGAAAAAACGTATAATATTGATCCTCAGGCTATTAAAGAAGAACTGGAAAAAGACCCAGATATAAGTGCTTTATTAATAGTTCATCTTTATGGACTTGCCTGTGATATGGATCCAATTATGGAATTAGTAGAGGAGTATGATCTAGTATTGATTGAGGATTGTGCTCAAGCTCATGGTGCTACATATAAAGGCAAAAGTGTAGGAACCTTCGGTGATGTAGGAACTTTTAGTTTTTATCCAACCAAAAATATGACCACTGGTGAGGGTGGAATGCTAGTTACAGATAATCAAGAAATTGCTGAGAAGGCACAAATTTTACTGAATCAAGGTTCAGCAAGGCGATATTATCATAAGGTACTAGGATATAACTATAGAATGACAAATATAGCGGCTGCTATTGGTCTGGTTCAGTTAAAAAAACTAGAGGGTTTTAATAATAAAAGACAAAAAAACGCTGAGTTTTTAAGTGGAAATATTAATAACCCCGAAGTATTGCAAACACCTATAGTCCCTGAAGATTGTAAGCATGTGTTTCATCAATATACTATTACAGTATCTAATAGAGAGAATTTCCTTAAACATTTAGAAGAAAATGAAATAGGATATGGTGTTTATTATCCTCTTCCAGTTTATAGGCAACCTTTGTATGAAGAACGAGGATATGGATCTATTGAATTATCAGTAACAGAAGATCTGATTGAAAAAGTTGTTTCCTTACCAATACATCCTGGACTAAGTGAAAAAGAGGTACTTAAAATAGTGGAAGTAGTCAATAATTACAAGGAAGCTTAA
- a CDS encoding lipopolysaccharide kinase InaA family protein, protein MSRKIDDNIYAYFDNNNLEEMTIKIIDFVWKEKYENNKSFKLIQNTKKSRVYKFTYNSIEYYFKYYQPYKIKKIIKNQFRKVEALRHYNTASALLSVDVPTIKPCIAITNRINILYKESIFVMKEVKGVTVEEYLGNKKITYKQRREIIKQMALIYSKLVNNKYLHQDPTLFNFLIKEEGNSLKLTMIDVDNIYKVKYFPKNLIIYTIAKLYARILCDIYEYNLEPLNKKEVYLFLNTFLSNCNKYLNKNQFINLINKKAIKLLLKYNGRDIIDMDIVLRNYQL, encoded by the coding sequence ATGTCTAGAAAAATTGATGATAATATTTATGCTTATTTTGACAATAATAATTTAGAAGAAATGACAATAAAAATAATTGACTTTGTCTGGAAAGAAAAATATGAAAATAATAAATCATTTAAACTTATTCAGAATACAAAAAAAAGTAGAGTTTATAAATTTACTTATAATAGTATTGAATATTATTTTAAATATTATCAACCCTATAAAATAAAGAAGATTATTAAAAATCAGTTCAGAAAAGTTGAAGCCTTGCGTCACTATAACACTGCTAGTGCTTTACTTTCTGTAGATGTTCCAACAATTAAACCATGTATAGCGATCACTAACAGAATTAATATACTATATAAAGAGAGTATTTTTGTTATGAAAGAAGTTAAAGGGGTTACAGTAGAGGAATATTTAGGAAATAAAAAAATAACATACAAACAAAGACGTGAAATAATTAAACAGATGGCACTTATATATAGTAAATTAGTAAATAATAAATATTTACATCAGGATCCAACTTTATTCAATTTTTTAATAAAAGAAGAAGGAAATTCATTAAAGCTTACTATGATTGATGTTGATAATATTTATAAAGTAAAGTACTTTCCTAAGAATTTGATTATCTATACTATAGCTAAACTTTATGCAAGGATATTATGTGATATTTATGAATATAATCTTGAGCCATTAAATAAAAAAGAAGTATATTTATTTCTAAATACTTTTTTGAGTAACTGTAATAAATATTTAAATAAAAATCAGTTTATAAATTTAATCAATAAAAAAGCTATAAAATTACTGCTTAAATATAATGGACGTGATATTATAGATATGGATATTGTACTTAGAAATTATCAACTATAA